The Plectropomus leopardus isolate mb unplaced genomic scaffold, YSFRI_Pleo_2.0 unplaced_scaffold21689, whole genome shotgun sequence genome contains the following window.
AAAGGGTCATTATGCTGTGTTCATGTGGTGAGAGCAAGTTTGTAATGTGtcaatcttttttttacaaaaaaacaaacctacaATTGCTTTGACTCTCTGGGTAAGAGATTCTTCAAATATGTCAACATATTCTGAGCTTTAAACGTGACTTCACTCACCTTGCCACTGTAGGCACCCAGGCCGTAGGTAGTAAGAGATTTGCCCCCAACCAGGACAGTGTCCTCCCCGATTCTATAGGACGAATCCAGCAGGGACTCCACGCTGAAAGGCACTGCCTCCATACTCTCCCTGTCCCGGTTCCACTGGAACAAGGCACCATCCAGTGAGGGAATGACCATCTTATTGCCAAAAACCTGCAGGAAGGAAGAGGTTGAAGTGTTGATTGATGAGGCGCCAAAACAGGTTGATATTAATGAGTTTATAGTAGTGATTTGGTAATTTCTctttcaacacaaaacaacatacagTTCTTGTCAAAAATTCTTCAAcacctttttgtcatttttatccaTTATAATAGGCATCTTTGGCCCATACTGAAAACGGCAGTTTCTAGATTGGTTAGTTTTGTCAAGTGAGT
Protein-coding sequences here:
- the LOC121965806 gene encoding eukaryotic translation initiation factor 2-alpha kinase 3-like, giving the protein VFGNKMVIPSLDGALFQWNRDRESMEAVPFSVESLLDSSYRIGEDTVLVGGKSLTTYGLGAYSGKLRYICSAVGCSRWGDEEMEAEDVLLLQRTQKTVRAIRPRSGMEK